In the genome of Rhodoplanes sp. Z2-YC6860, one region contains:
- the recJ gene encoding single-stranded-DNA-specific exonuclease RecJ has translation MTAALALMPKAQTRLFLDVESSVTGRAWRDRLDERATARSLAIAQRSGVPELLARVLAGRGVEPGDVEAYLDPTVRRLLPDPHVVTAMEAAAQRIADAMTRGERIAIFGDYDVDGATASSLLARFLRRSGQEPIIHIPDRIFEGYGPNVGAIRALADRGARLLITVDCGTTSIEPLAEAKKLGLDVIVIDHHQADENLPDALVVNPNRLDDLSGLGHLAAVGLVFVTIVAVNRVLRTRGFWTETRPEPDLLGALDIVALGTVADVVPLRGLNRAFVAKGLIAMRGRTNPGLTALMDVARLTGPPEPWHLGFLLGPRINAGGRIGRADLGAQLLTTDDPIEAGRIAAELDRLNRERQVLEQAMLAEAEAEAMAALGLEEKGAVVVTAAANWHPGVVGLLAARLKERFNRPAFAIALEPGGIGTGSGRSIQGVDLGRTVRRAVANGLLLKGGGHAMAAGITVKRERLSEFRAYLESELAAPVEVARSDQALLIDGAVSASGANLALIATLSRAGPYGAGNPEPVIALPSHTVAYAEEVGQAHVRVRLRAGDGTMINAIAFRAMGQPLGQALLASRGQAIHAAGTLSVDRWNGNERVQFRIMDIALPNPG, from the coding sequence ATGACGGCCGCGCTGGCCTTGATGCCGAAGGCGCAGACGCGCCTGTTTCTCGACGTCGAAAGCTCCGTGACCGGCCGCGCCTGGCGCGACCGGCTCGACGAGCGGGCGACGGCGCGTTCGCTGGCCATTGCGCAACGCAGCGGCGTGCCGGAATTGCTGGCGCGCGTGCTCGCCGGGCGCGGCGTCGAGCCGGGCGATGTCGAAGCCTACCTCGATCCCACCGTGCGGCGGCTGTTGCCCGATCCGCATGTCGTCACCGCGATGGAAGCCGCGGCCCAGCGCATCGCCGACGCGATGACGCGCGGCGAGCGCATCGCGATCTTCGGCGATTACGACGTCGACGGCGCCACGGCATCCTCGCTGCTGGCGCGATTCCTGCGACGGAGCGGGCAGGAGCCGATCATCCACATCCCGGATCGCATCTTCGAAGGCTACGGCCCGAATGTCGGCGCGATCCGCGCGCTTGCCGATCGTGGCGCCCGGTTGTTGATCACCGTCGATTGCGGCACCACCAGCATCGAGCCTTTGGCGGAGGCGAAGAAGCTCGGCCTCGACGTGATCGTCATCGATCATCATCAAGCCGACGAGAATCTGCCGGACGCGCTGGTGGTCAATCCGAACCGGCTCGACGATCTGTCGGGGCTCGGCCATCTCGCTGCGGTCGGCCTGGTGTTCGTGACCATCGTCGCAGTCAACCGCGTGCTGCGCACGCGCGGCTTCTGGACCGAGACGAGGCCCGAGCCCGATCTGCTCGGCGCGCTCGATATCGTGGCGCTTGGCACGGTGGCTGACGTCGTCCCGCTGCGCGGTCTCAACCGCGCGTTCGTCGCCAAAGGCTTGATCGCGATGCGCGGGCGCACCAACCCGGGCCTCACCGCATTGATGGATGTGGCGCGGCTCACCGGGCCGCCGGAGCCGTGGCATCTCGGTTTCCTGCTCGGGCCGCGCATCAACGCCGGCGGCCGCATCGGCCGCGCCGATCTCGGCGCGCAGCTCCTCACCACCGACGATCCGATCGAAGCGGGACGGATCGCGGCCGAGCTCGACCGGCTCAACCGCGAACGCCAGGTGCTGGAGCAGGCCATGCTGGCGGAAGCCGAGGCCGAGGCGATGGCCGCGCTGGGCCTCGAGGAGAAGGGCGCCGTGGTGGTCACCGCCGCGGCCAATTGGCACCCCGGCGTGGTGGGACTGCTTGCCGCGCGGCTGAAGGAGAGATTCAATCGCCCGGCCTTTGCGATTGCGCTCGAGCCGGGAGGCATTGGCACCGGCTCGGGCCGCTCCATCCAGGGAGTCGATCTTGGCCGCACGGTGCGACGCGCAGTTGCCAATGGCCTGCTGCTCAAAGGCGGCGGCCACGCGATGGCGGCGGGCATCACGGTGAAGCGCGAGCGGCTTTCAGAGTTTCGCGCCTACCTCGAAAGCGAATTGGCCGCGCCCGTCGAGGTCGCGCGGTCGGACCAAGCGCTGCTGATTGACGGAGCGGTCAGCGCCTCGGGCGCAAACCTCGCGCTGATCGCGACGTTGTCGCGGGCGGGGCCCTACGGTGCCGGCAATCCCGAGCCCGTGATCGCGCTGCCGTCGCACACGGTGGCTTATGCCGAGGAGGTGGGGCAGGCGCATGTCCGCGTGAGACTTCGCGCCGGCGACGGTACGATGATCAACGCCATCGCGTTCCGCGCCATGGGACAGCCACTCGGCCAGGCGCTGCTCGCAAGCCGCGGTCAGGCCATACATGCGGCCGGCACGCTGAGCGTCGATCGCTGGAACGGCAACGAGCGCGTGCAGTTCCGCATCATGGATATCGCGTTGCCCAATCCGGGGTGA
- a CDS encoding ABC transporter substrate-binding protein — MSKLNLSVAIGDYDRNRPLIDGAVQIDGVDPVFMKLYPEEIFFRAFRSEDFDICECSLSSFTVKTAAGNNPYVGVPAFVSRMFRHTSMYVRTDRIQKPQDLKGKKVGLPEYQLTANVWARAILEDDFGVKPSDIHWIRGGIEHAGRPEKITIQLPQGVRLDNAPDGKTISQLLADGEIDGFMAPRPPNVQSKNIGWLFRDPVEAAKDYFKRTQIFPIMHLIGVRRTLAEQHPWLPGAVLKAFEQSKAAALAHLWDTSATKITLPFAEERVAEARALMGDDYWPYGVDANRKTLESFLKHHHAQGLSSRLVKVEELFHKGTLESFKI, encoded by the coding sequence ATGTCGAAGCTCAATCTCTCCGTCGCGATCGGCGATTATGACCGCAACCGGCCGCTGATCGACGGCGCCGTCCAGATCGACGGTGTCGATCCGGTGTTCATGAAGCTCTATCCGGAGGAGATTTTCTTCCGCGCGTTCCGCAGCGAAGACTTCGACATTTGCGAATGCTCGCTGTCGAGCTTCACGGTCAAGACCGCGGCGGGCAACAACCCTTACGTCGGCGTTCCGGCCTTCGTGTCGCGGATGTTCCGCCACACCTCGATGTATGTGCGCACCGACCGCATCCAGAAACCGCAAGACCTGAAGGGCAAGAAGGTCGGCCTCCCGGAGTACCAGCTGACCGCGAACGTCTGGGCGCGCGCCATCCTCGAAGACGATTTCGGCGTGAAGCCGTCGGACATCCACTGGATCCGCGGCGGCATCGAGCATGCCGGGCGGCCGGAGAAGATCACCATCCAATTGCCGCAGGGGGTGCGGCTCGACAACGCGCCGGACGGCAAGACCATCTCGCAGCTGCTGGCTGATGGCGAGATCGATGGTTTCATGGCACCGCGGCCACCGAACGTGCAATCGAAGAACATCGGCTGGTTGTTCCGCGATCCGGTGGAGGCCGCGAAGGACTATTTCAAGCGCACGCAGATTTTCCCGATCATGCATCTGATCGGCGTGCGGAGGACGCTTGCCGAACAGCATCCGTGGCTGCCGGGCGCGGTGTTGAAAGCTTTCGAGCAGTCGAAGGCCGCAGCGCTCGCGCATCTGTGGGATACGTCGGCGACCAAGATCACGCTGCCGTTCGCCGAGGAGCGGGTGGCCGAAGCGCGTGCGCTGATGGGTGACGATTACTGGCCCTACGGCGTCGACGCCAACCGCAAGACGCTGGAGAGCTTCCTCAAGCACCACCACGCCCAGGGTCTGTCGTCACGATTGGTGAAGGTCGAGGAACTGTTCCACAAGGGAACTCTTGAGAGCTTCAAAATCTGA
- the glpX gene encoding class II fructose-bisphosphatase, translated as MTSSITVAQHLLLERVLTIEIVRVTERAAVSAARLRGHGKSKASDQAAVDAMRRELNKLPIDGTVVIGEGEMDEAPMLFIGEKVGNKSGPKVDIAVDPLEGTTLCAKNMPGAIATLAMADAGTLLHAPDCYMQKIAIGPGYPKGTVDLDAPTEENILNLAKAKGVKPSEITAILLDRPRHGDMIEAIRKVGGAVALISDGDVAGVIHCAEPKTGIDIYFGSGGAPEGVLAAAALRCIGGQMQTRLVIDTEELRERTLKMGIKDAKKKYEIEDMVKGDCLFAATGVTTGPMLGGVKFGKHFIETDTVVMRSVTGTVRRITAEHRQFEKFHLD; from the coding sequence ATGACATCCTCGATCACCGTCGCGCAGCACCTTTTGCTCGAGCGCGTTCTGACGATCGAGATTGTGCGCGTGACGGAGCGCGCGGCGGTTTCAGCTGCGCGGCTGCGCGGCCACGGCAAGAGCAAGGCCTCCGATCAGGCCGCGGTCGATGCCATGCGCCGTGAGCTCAACAAGCTGCCGATCGACGGGACCGTGGTGATCGGCGAGGGCGAGATGGATGAAGCGCCGATGCTGTTCATCGGCGAGAAGGTCGGCAACAAGAGCGGCCCCAAGGTCGACATCGCGGTCGATCCGTTGGAAGGCACCACGCTCTGCGCCAAGAACATGCCGGGCGCGATCGCGACGCTCGCCATGGCCGACGCCGGCACGCTGCTGCACGCGCCCGACTGTTACATGCAGAAGATCGCGATCGGTCCGGGCTATCCGAAGGGCACCGTCGATCTCGACGCGCCGACCGAAGAGAACATCCTCAATCTCGCCAAGGCCAAGGGCGTGAAGCCCTCGGAGATCACCGCGATCCTGCTCGACCGGCCGCGGCACGGCGACATGATCGAAGCCATTCGCAAGGTCGGCGGCGCGGTGGCATTGATCTCCGACGGTGACGTGGCAGGCGTCATCCACTGCGCCGAGCCCAAGACCGGCATCGACATCTATTTCGGCAGCGGCGGCGCGCCGGAGGGTGTGCTGGCCGCGGCAGCGCTGCGCTGCATCGGCGGTCAGATGCAGACCCGCCTGGTGATCGACACCGAGGAGCTGCGCGAGCGCACGCTGAAGATGGGCATCAAGGACGCGAAGAAGAAGTACGAAATCGAGGACATGGTGAAGGGCGACTGCCTGTTCGCGGCAACCGGCGTCACCACCGGCCCGATGCTCGGCGGCGTCAAGTTCGGCAAGCACTTCATCGAGACCGACACCGTGGTGATGCGCTCCGTCACCGGCACGGTGCGTCGCATCACCGCCGAACACCGGCAGTTCGAGAAATTCCACCTCGACTGA
- a CDS encoding homoserine dehydrogenase, which translates to MASPLKVGIAGLGTVGASVVRLIDEQRQQLALRSGRPIEVVAVSARSRNKDRGIDMKRLRWVADPVKLATDPGIDAFVELIGGEGGAARAAVTAALKAGKPVVTANKALLARHGIELAELAEKHGVALNFEAAAAGAIPIVKTLREGLAGNSVQRVYGILNGTCNYMLTRMEREKLSFDECLKEAQRLGYAEADPSFDIEGHDTAQKLAILASLTFGTRVDPEAIYVEGITSITTADLEAADQLGYRIKLLGVAVKTDKGIEQRVHPTFVPKDSAIAQVMGVTNAVTIDADGIAPITLVGPGAGGMATASAVVADIADIARGVRVAPFGRPQAKLAATKKAPMQRHEGGYYIRMIAVDKPGTAATIAKRLAQHNISMESIVQRHSGPLGGAEKPQGPVPVILITYATTEDAVRKALAAVQRDKVISGRPQLIRIEKN; encoded by the coding sequence ATGGCTTCCCCGCTCAAAGTGGGCATCGCCGGTCTCGGCACGGTCGGCGCCTCTGTGGTGCGCCTGATCGATGAGCAGCGCCAGCAGCTGGCGCTGCGTTCCGGCCGGCCGATCGAAGTGGTCGCGGTTTCGGCGCGCAGCCGGAACAAGGATCGCGGCATCGACATGAAGCGGCTGCGCTGGGTCGCCGATCCGGTGAAGCTTGCCACCGATCCCGGTATCGATGCGTTCGTCGAGCTGATCGGCGGAGAGGGCGGCGCGGCGCGCGCCGCGGTCACTGCGGCGCTGAAGGCCGGCAAGCCCGTGGTCACCGCCAACAAGGCGCTGCTCGCGCGCCATGGCATCGAGCTTGCCGAGCTTGCCGAAAAACATGGCGTCGCGCTGAACTTCGAGGCGGCGGCGGCCGGCGCAATCCCGATCGTGAAGACCTTGCGGGAGGGGCTTGCCGGCAATTCGGTGCAGCGCGTCTACGGCATCCTCAACGGCACTTGCAATTACATGCTGACGCGCATGGAGCGCGAGAAGCTGTCGTTCGACGAGTGCCTGAAGGAGGCGCAGCGGCTCGGCTACGCCGAGGCCGATCCGTCGTTCGACATCGAAGGCCATGACACCGCGCAGAAGCTTGCGATCCTTGCAAGCCTCACCTTCGGTACCCGCGTCGATCCCGAAGCGATTTACGTCGAGGGCATCACCTCGATTACCACGGCCGACCTCGAAGCCGCCGACCAGCTCGGCTACCGCATCAAGCTTCTCGGTGTTGCGGTGAAGACCGACAAGGGCATCGAGCAGCGCGTTCATCCGACCTTCGTGCCGAAGGATTCAGCGATTGCCCAGGTGATGGGCGTGACCAACGCGGTGACGATCGATGCCGATGGCATCGCGCCGATCACGCTGGTGGGGCCGGGCGCGGGCGGCATGGCGACAGCCTCCGCGGTGGTCGCCGATATCGCCGACATCGCCCGGGGCGTGCGCGTAGCGCCGTTCGGCCGGCCGCAGGCCAAGCTTGCGGCGACCAAGAAGGCGCCGATGCAGCGTCACGAGGGCGGCTACTACATCCGCATGATCGCGGTCGACAAGCCCGGAACCGCCGCGACCATCGCCAAGCGGCTCGCCCAGCACAACATCTCGATGGAATCCATCGTGCAGCGGCATTCCGGTCCGCTCGGGGGCGCCGAAAAGCCGCAAGGTCCGGTCCCCGTCATATTGATCACATACGCCACCACCGAAGATGCGGTGCGCAAGGCACTTGCCGCGGTGCAGCGCGATAAGGTTATTTCAGGCCGGCCGCAATTGATCCGCATCGAAAAGAATTGA
- a CDS encoding LL-diaminopimelate aminotransferase, which produces MEEFYRIKRLPPYVFETVNRAKAAARNAGADIVDLGMGNPDLPAPQHVLDKLKETLGKPRTDRYSSSKGIPGLRRAQAAYYARRFGVKLNPDTQIVTTLGSKEGFANVAQAITAPGDVVLVPDPSYPIHAFGFLMAGGVVRSVPSDPTPSFFSTLERAITHSIPKPIAVVVCYPSNPTAHVADLDFYKELVPFAKKHGIYILSDLAYAEVYFENNPPPSVLQVNGAMDVCVEFTSMSKTYSMAGWRMGFAVGNERIISALTRVKSYLDYGAFTPVQVAATAALNGPDDCIKEMRDTYKRRRDVLVESFGRAGWDVPPPKASMFAWSPIPEPFRELGSVEFSKLLVEKAEVAVAPGTGFGERGEGFVRIAVVENEQRIRQAARNIRRFLETAPEKLHNVVPLATRR; this is translated from the coding sequence ATGGAAGAATTTTACCGCATCAAGCGCCTGCCGCCCTACGTGTTCGAGACGGTCAATCGCGCCAAGGCGGCCGCCCGCAATGCCGGTGCGGACATCGTCGATCTCGGCATGGGCAATCCGGACCTGCCGGCGCCGCAGCACGTCCTCGACAAGCTGAAGGAGACACTCGGCAAGCCGCGCACCGACCGCTATTCGTCATCCAAGGGTATTCCCGGGCTGCGCCGGGCTCAGGCCGCTTATTACGCGCGCCGCTTCGGCGTGAAGCTCAATCCCGACACCCAGATCGTCACCACGCTGGGCTCGAAAGAGGGCTTCGCCAATGTGGCGCAGGCCATCACGGCGCCGGGCGATGTCGTGCTGGTGCCGGACCCGAGCTATCCGATCCACGCCTTCGGCTTCCTGATGGCGGGCGGCGTGGTCCGCTCGGTGCCGTCGGACCCGACGCCGAGCTTCTTCTCGACGCTCGAGCGCGCCATCACACACTCGATCCCGAAACCCATCGCCGTGGTGGTGTGCTACCCGTCGAATCCGACCGCGCATGTGGCCGATCTCGACTTCTACAAGGAGCTGGTGCCGTTCGCGAAGAAGCACGGTATCTACATCCTGTCCGACCTCGCTTACGCTGAGGTCTATTTCGAAAACAATCCGCCGCCGTCGGTGCTGCAGGTCAACGGCGCGATGGATGTCTGCGTCGAGTTCACCTCGATGTCGAAGACCTATTCGATGGCCGGCTGGCGCATGGGCTTCGCGGTCGGCAACGAGCGCATCATCTCGGCGCTGACGCGGGTGAAGTCCTACCTCGACTACGGCGCATTCACGCCAGTGCAGGTGGCGGCGACCGCTGCACTGAACGGTCCGGACGACTGCATCAAGGAGATGCGCGACACCTATAAGCGTCGCCGCGACGTCCTGGTCGAAAGCTTCGGCCGGGCCGGCTGGGACGTGCCGCCGCCGAAGGCCTCGATGTTCGCCTGGTCGCCCATCCCGGAGCCGTTCCGCGAGCTTGGCAGCGTGGAGTTTTCCAAGCTGCTGGTCGAAAAGGCCGAGGTCGCGGTGGCGCCCGGCACGGGCTTCGGCGAGCGCGGCGAGGGCTTCGTGCGCATTGCGGTCGTCGAAAACGAACAGCGCATCCGCCAGGCCGCCCGCAACATCCGGCGTTTCCTTGAAACAGCGCCGGAAAAGCTCCATAACGTCGTCCCTCTCGCCACGCGGCGCTAA
- a CDS encoding lytic murein transglycosylase produces the protein MNQNRRYLLQGAIASASLFAFGSPAIARAKKSAKSTKTAKSAKSAHRSFPEWVDAFRKRAHARGVSDKTYDGVMSGLKPDTSVYALQSAQPEFKEQTWQYVNRRCSDWRVINGKEIYKQNAALLEKIEHEIGVDRYILLALWGVESAYGDPMVQEKYMRPIFPALAALAYGEPRRRAYWEQELLNALVIVERGWSKPSEMRGSWAGAMGHTQWMPEVWLHMGFDFDRDGRVSPFGSPADALASTARYLVKRGNYRRGERWGYEVKGAHGGRSHTLADWKSLGVTRADGEALPASHAVMRLWEPERGGPQFLIGQNFKAVRSYNPSNNYTLAICHLSDLLRGEGHFVKQFPGGERPPTVAELKELQERLTKAGFDTGGTNGRIGSDTMKAVRAYQNKVGIEPADGYAGLKVLARLRAGS, from the coding sequence ATGAATCAGAATCGCCGCTATCTTCTGCAAGGCGCGATCGCGAGCGCGTCCCTCTTTGCCTTCGGTTCGCCTGCAATTGCACGGGCGAAGAAGAGCGCCAAAAGTACCAAGACCGCAAAAAGCGCAAAGAGCGCGCACAGGTCTTTTCCGGAATGGGTCGACGCTTTCCGCAAGCGTGCGCACGCGCGCGGCGTTTCCGACAAGACCTATGACGGCGTGATGAGCGGGCTCAAGCCCGACACCTCGGTCTATGCGCTGCAAAGCGCGCAGCCCGAGTTCAAGGAACAGACCTGGCAGTACGTCAACCGCCGCTGCTCCGACTGGCGGGTGATCAACGGCAAGGAGATCTACAAGCAGAACGCAGCACTGCTCGAGAAAATCGAGCACGAGATCGGTGTCGACCGCTACATCCTGCTGGCGCTGTGGGGCGTCGAGTCCGCCTATGGCGATCCGATGGTGCAGGAAAAATACATGCGGCCGATCTTCCCGGCACTCGCAGCGCTGGCCTATGGCGAGCCGCGACGCAGGGCCTATTGGGAGCAGGAGCTGCTCAACGCGCTCGTCATCGTCGAGCGCGGCTGGAGCAAGCCTTCGGAGATGCGCGGCTCTTGGGCTGGCGCCATGGGCCACACCCAGTGGATGCCCGAAGTCTGGCTCCACATGGGCTTCGATTTCGATCGCGACGGCCGCGTCTCGCCGTTCGGCAGCCCGGCTGACGCCCTCGCCTCGACGGCCCGCTATCTTGTCAAGCGGGGCAATTACCGGCGCGGCGAGCGCTGGGGCTACGAGGTCAAAGGCGCCCATGGCGGCCGCTCGCACACGCTCGCCGATTGGAAGAGCCTGGGTGTCACGCGCGCCGATGGCGAGGCGCTTCCTGCCTCACATGCGGTGATGCGTCTCTGGGAGCCGGAGCGTGGCGGCCCGCAATTCCTGATCGGACAGAATTTCAAGGCGGTGCGAAGCTACAATCCGTCGAACAACTACACGCTAGCGATCTGCCATTTGAGCGACCTGCTGCGCGGCGAAGGACATTTCGTGAAGCAATTCCCCGGCGGAGAGCGGCCGCCGACCGTGGCCGAACTCAAGGAATTGCAGGAGCGGCTCACCAAGGCCGGCTTCGACACCGGCGGCACCAACGGCCGCATCGGTTCGGACACCATGAAGGCGGTGCGTGCCTATCAGAACAAGGTCGGCATCGAGCCCGCCGACGGCTACGCCGGGCTCAAAGTTCTGGCGCGGCTGCGCGCGGGCTCTTAG
- a CDS encoding class I SAM-dependent methyltransferase → MINNTVRRLINLTGFDISRSDYGKPRWSGIAEDYYPIQVRSRWGHGRSPHKPIENLLASELTSFSSLLCDFLKYEDRFAEVSYEQTAPTLPYWNNRWYSSLDGAALMYFVLSREPKIYLEVGSGHSTKYVKAAISAASLPTRMISIDPHPRLEIDELCDEVVRSPLEDVELSVFDRAEAGDIVFFDGSHRVFTNSDTTAFFLDVLPRLKEGVLVHFHDIFWPDDYLPEWDGRLYSEQYLLGALLLGGSSRYRVVLPNYFVSKNAETAPIISQFGIPVTYPGTTKPGNSFWIQIN, encoded by the coding sequence ATGATCAACAACACCGTGCGGCGTCTCATCAATCTTACGGGGTTCGACATATCCCGCTCGGATTATGGGAAGCCGCGCTGGAGCGGCATTGCAGAGGACTATTACCCAATCCAAGTGCGTTCGAGATGGGGGCACGGTCGAAGCCCGCACAAGCCAATCGAGAATCTGCTCGCTTCGGAGCTGACGTCATTCAGTTCATTGCTGTGCGATTTTCTCAAATACGAAGACCGCTTCGCAGAAGTCTCCTACGAACAGACTGCGCCAACTCTGCCGTATTGGAACAATCGTTGGTACAGCTCGCTGGACGGCGCGGCGCTGATGTATTTTGTTTTGAGCAGAGAGCCAAAGATTTATTTGGAAGTCGGCAGCGGCCATTCGACAAAATACGTCAAGGCGGCAATTTCCGCCGCTTCACTGCCCACGCGCATGATTTCCATCGATCCGCATCCCCGGTTGGAGATCGACGAGCTCTGTGACGAGGTCGTGCGATCTCCGCTGGAGGACGTCGAGCTATCGGTTTTCGATCGTGCTGAAGCCGGTGATATTGTTTTTTTCGACGGATCGCACCGTGTGTTCACGAACTCCGATACCACCGCGTTTTTCCTGGACGTTCTTCCGCGCTTGAAAGAGGGAGTGCTCGTTCACTTCCATGACATTTTCTGGCCTGACGATTACTTGCCCGAATGGGATGGGCGTTTGTATTCCGAGCAATACCTGCTGGGTGCGCTGCTGCTCGGCGGATCGTCGCGATATCGCGTCGTCTTGCCAAATTACTTTGTATCAAAGAATGCGGAGACGGCGCCGATCATCAGCCAATTCGGAATTCCTGTTACCTATCCGGGGACGACCAAGCCGGGGAATTCGTTTTGGATTCAGATCAATTGA
- a CDS encoding GNAT family N-acetyltransferase, giving the protein MAKDIVTHIDIRPVPSDQRAAWEPLWTGYLEFYKTSVRSEVYDSTWARLQDPAEPMHLLGAYVDGKLLGIVHFIYHRTCWTIGDYCYLQDLFVAEGARKLGLGRALIEAVYKTAHAAGASRVYWLTHESNATARVLYDKLATWPGFIVYRHLFADRT; this is encoded by the coding sequence ATGGCCAAGGACATCGTGACGCACATCGACATCCGCCCGGTGCCGTCAGACCAACGCGCCGCCTGGGAGCCGCTGTGGACCGGCTATCTCGAATTCTACAAGACGAGCGTGCGCAGCGAGGTCTACGACAGCACGTGGGCCCGGCTGCAGGATCCGGCGGAGCCGATGCATCTGCTCGGCGCCTACGTCGACGGCAAGCTCTTGGGCATCGTGCATTTCATCTATCACCGCACGTGCTGGACGATCGGCGACTACTGCTATCTCCAGGATCTGTTCGTCGCGGAAGGCGCGCGCAAGCTCGGGCTCGGCCGGGCGCTGATCGAGGCGGTCTATAAGACCGCGCACGCGGCTGGTGCGAGCCGCGTCTATTGGCTCACCCACGAAAGCAACGCCACCGCGCGCGTGCTGTACGACAAGCTCGCCACCTGGCCGGGCTTCATCGTCTATCGGCACCTGTTCGCCGATCGCACTTGA